CCATCGGGTGCAGCACGCGGCGCTGGATCAGGATGATGATGAGCCCGAGCGAAAGCGTCAGCGTCAGGCCGCTGCGCAAGAGCGTGCGCAGCATGTCCTCGCGCTTGCGCTCCAGCAGCGGCTCGGCGCTCATCACCACGGTCAGCTTGGCGATCTCGCGGCCGTCGCGCACCACGGCGCGGGTGTCGGAGAGCGTCAGCGCGGGGTCACTGACCTCGCGCTTTTCCTTGGGCAGCTCCAGAAAGGCCTGCTGGGCCGAGCTCTCCGTCACCAGCACCGAGACGAAGCGCGGGTCGTCGAGCTGGGCGTTCACCATCGGTTCGGCCAGATCGGGCGAGACCTGCCAGATCGGCTCGGCCAGCGAGAGCGCCAGCACTTCGGAGGCGCGCGCGAGGTCGCGCTTGAGGTCCTCCATGGCGGTGTCGCGCGTGAGCTGCTGCTCGTAGACCAGCACCACCGCGGTGGGCAGCAACAGGCCCACCAGCAGGGCCATCACCACCGCAATGCGCAGCGATTGATTGATCAGCGGCAGATTCACGGGCACTTGCAGGCCTTTGCTTGAATGTCGTCTCCCAGGCTCCGGCCGCTTGGCAGCCGGCGGGATGTGGCGCGATTATCCACACAAAACCAGGGCTCAAAGCCCGTCGGTGCCGGGTCTTGCCCTGGATGCAACGCGCGCCCTCAGGCGGACAGCGATTCCTGTGCCGACAGCACCGTGACGCGGTTGCGGCCGCCGCGTTTGGAGGCCTGCAGCGCCAGGTCGGCGCGCGCCAGAAAGGCGCTCGGCGCCTCGCCCTGGCCCAGCTGGGTCACGCCCAGCGAGAGCGTCACGCGCGCCGGGCCCTGGGCATCGGTGGCGATGCCGGTGCTGGCCATGCCCTCGCGCAGCTGCTCGGCCAGCATCAGCGCCTCGTGCAGGCCGGCCTCGGGCATCAGCAGGGCAAACTCCTCGCCGCCCACGCGCGCCACCACATGATGGCTTTGCGCGCAGCGCTGCAGCACGCGCGCCACGCTGCGCAGCACCTGATCGCCGAAGTCCAGGCCATAGCGCTCGTTGAGCTGGCGGAAGCCGTCGATGTCGCTGAGCAGCAGGCAGGGCGCCACCGGGCTGCCGGCATGCTCGCTCTGCGCGCATTCATTCAGGCGCTGCTCGAAGGCGCGGCGATTGGCCAGGCCGGTGAGGGCGTCCAGCAGCACCTCGCCGCGCGTGCGCTCGACCTCGTGGCGCAGGTGCTCGATCTCCGACTGGCTGGCATGCAGGCGCGCGCGCAGCGCCTTCATGGTGGATTGCATGTCCTGGGTGCCGGCCATTAGCTCGGCCAGCACCTGGGTGTGCTGGCCCGGCGCGGCGCTGCGCAGCTGCTCGTTCCAGCGCCCCAGCGAGCGGCCGAAGGTCTGGGTCTGGTCTTCCGCGAGCTCGGCGCTGTGGGCGATCTGGCCCAGCACATTGCCCAGGCCCTCGCCCAGGCGGGTGGCGCTCTCGGTGTCGAGCTCGGCGATATGGCTGCGGTAGAGCTCCCAGGTCTGGGTCTCGTCGAGCGGGCGATTGCCCTGGGTCAATTCCTGCAGGGCCTGGGCCAGCGCCGGGTTGCTGCCGCTGACGAATTCGTACCACACGGCGTAGCTGACCGGATGCAGCGCGGCGCGCTGGCGCGACATCATGGGCAAGGCGGTGCGCAGGTACTCGGCGCTGCGTGCGATGCTGTCTTGATACCTCATGCTCTGATTCCCTGGTTCCCCGACTATGCAGACGCGCCATGGCGCTGCATAGAGGCAGCTGGCTGGCTGCCGTGGCGGCTCCCTTGTGCGCATCATTCAAGCCGCCTCGCGCGGGCGGTGCTGGGGCCTGTATCGGAGGGCTTGGGCGGCACTTGAGGCGGGCGAGGTGCAAAAGATGAAACCGTGCCTGATATGCGTCAATACGTCACGGACCACGGCCCCTCAGCATCGCGTTCCTGCCCTTATTCGCCGATGCGAGCGCGCCATGAATCTTCCCTTCGTCGCCCCCGAGCTGGGCCCCTTGTTTGAACGCAGCGGACTCAAGCCCCTGATGCTGCGCGGCCGCGCCCTGCTGCCCATCGTGCAGGGCGGCATGGGGGTGGGCGTGAGCGCGCAACGCCTGGCCGGCGCGGTGGCGGCCGAGGGCGGCATGGGCACGCTGAGCTCGGTGGACCTGCGCCGCCACCATCCCGACCTGATGGCCCGCACCGAGGGCCACCATGCCGGCGAGGAGGCCAAGCGCGTCATCAACGCCGCGAATCTGGAGGCGCTGGGCCGCGAGATCGCCGGCGCGCGCGAGCGCTCGGCCGGCCGCGGCCTGGTGGCGCTGAACGTGATGCGGGCGGTGAGCGAGTACGCCGCCTCGGTGCGCAAGGCGCTGGAGGCCGGCATCGACGCGGTGGTGGTGGGCGCCGGCCTGCCGCTGGACCTGCCCGAACTGGCCCAGGACCATCCCGACACCTTGCTGATGCCCATCCTCAGCGATGCGCGCGGCGTGCAGCTGATCGTGAAGAAATGGGAGCGCAAGAAGCGCCTGCCCGATGCCATCGTGATCGAACACCCGCGCCTGGCCGGCGGCCATCTGGGCGCGGCGCGCATCAGCGATCTGCAGGACGGGCGCTTCGACTTCGAGCGCGCCATTCCCGAATGTCTGGAGTTCTTCGAGCGTGCCGGCCTGGCCGGGCGGATTCCGCTCATCGCCGCCGGTGGCGTGCGCAGCTTCGAGGACATCGCGCGCCTGCAGGCGCTGGGCGCGGCCGGCGTGCAGCTGGGCACGCCCTTTGCCGTCACCGAGGAGGCCGATGCCCACCCCGAGTTCAAGCGCGTGCTGGCCGAGGCGCGCGACGAGGACATGCTGGAGTTCACCAGCGTCGCCGGCCTGCCGGCGCGCGCGGTGGGCACGCCCTGGCTGAAGGCCTATCTGAAGATCGAGCAGAAGCTGCAGGCGGTGGCGCATGTGAAGAGCCGCTGCACCAAGGCGTTCGACTGCCTGGCCCAATGCGGCCTGCGCGACGGCCTGAAGGACTGGGGCCAGTTCTGCATCGACAACCAGCTCGCCGCCGCGCTGCGCGGCGACATCAAGAAGGGCCTGTTCTTCCGCGGCGCCGGCAGCCTGCCGTTCGGCGAGCAGATCCGCAGCGTGCGCGAGCTGATGGAAAAGCTGCTCACCGCGACCACGCCGATGGCCCCCCTGCGAACCTGAGCTTGCCGGCTCGCGAAGCGGCTGCTGCCGCGGCCTTCCTAGAATGGGGCCATGAGTTCCAAACCGGCCCTGGGGCCCGGCCTGGCCCTGGCCTCCATGGGCGCGGTGGCCTTTTCGGGCAAGGCCATCATCGTCAAGCTGGCCTACCGCCATGGGGTGGATGCGGTCACCCTGATCATGCTGCGCATGCTGTTCGCGCTGCCGCTGTTCCTGGCGCTGGCCTGGTGGGCCGGCCGCGGCAAGCCGGCGCTGACGGGGCGCGACTGGCGCGTCATCCTGGGCCTGGGCTTCACCGGCTACTACCTGGCCAGCTTTCTGGACTTTGCCGGCCTGGCCTATGTGAGCGCGAGTTTCGAGCGCCTCATCCTCTATCTCAACCCGACCCTGGTGCTGGCGCTGGGCTGGCTGATCTTCAAGCGCCGCGTCAGCGGTCGGCAGCTGCTGGCCCTGGGCCTGAGTTACGCGGGCGTGCTGCTGGTGTTCGGCCAGGAGCTGCATCTGCAGGGCGGCAATGTCTGGCTGGGCGCGGCGCTGGTGTTCGGCAGCGCGCTCAGCTACGCGGTCTACCTGCTCTTCAGCGGCGAGGAGGTGCAGCGCCTGGGTTCGCTGCGCCTCACCGGCCTGGCCACCACGGTGGCCTGCCTGCTGTGCATCGCGCAGTTCCTGCTGCTGCGCCCGCTGCACGGCCTGTTGGAGGTGGCGCCGGCGGTGATCTGGCTGTCGGTGCTGAATGCCACAGCCTGCACCTTCGCGCCGGTGCTGATGGTGATGATGGCGATCGAGCGCCTGGGCGCCTCGATGGCGGCGCAGACCGGCATGATCGGCCCGATGTCCACGATACTGATGGGCGTTGTGCTGCTGGGCGAGCCCTTCACGCCCTGGGTGGCGCTGGGCACCCTGCTGGTGCTGGCGGGCGTGTGGCTGTTGGCGCGTTGGCGCTAGAGGAGTTGTGATGGATCTGGGACTGCAGGGACGCTGGGCGCTGGTATGTGCCTCCAGCAAGGGCCTGGGCCGCGCTTGCGCGCAAAGCCTGGTGGGCGAGGGCGTGAACGTGGTGATCACCGCGCGCGGCGCCG
This portion of the Paucibacter sediminis genome encodes:
- a CDS encoding GGDEF domain-containing protein: MRYQDSIARSAEYLRTALPMMSRQRAALHPVSYAVWYEFVSGSNPALAQALQELTQGNRPLDETQTWELYRSHIAELDTESATRLGEGLGNVLGQIAHSAELAEDQTQTFGRSLGRWNEQLRSAAPGQHTQVLAELMAGTQDMQSTMKALRARLHASQSEIEHLRHEVERTRGEVLLDALTGLANRRAFEQRLNECAQSEHAGSPVAPCLLLSDIDGFRQLNERYGLDFGDQVLRSVARVLQRCAQSHHVVARVGGEEFALLMPEAGLHEALMLAEQLREGMASTGIATDAQGPARVTLSLGVTQLGQGEAPSAFLARADLALQASKRGGRNRVTVLSAQESLSA
- a CDS encoding NAD(P)H-dependent flavin oxidoreductase, which gives rise to MNLPFVAPELGPLFERSGLKPLMLRGRALLPIVQGGMGVGVSAQRLAGAVAAEGGMGTLSSVDLRRHHPDLMARTEGHHAGEEAKRVINAANLEALGREIAGARERSAGRGLVALNVMRAVSEYAASVRKALEAGIDAVVVGAGLPLDLPELAQDHPDTLLMPILSDARGVQLIVKKWERKKRLPDAIVIEHPRLAGGHLGAARISDLQDGRFDFERAIPECLEFFERAGLAGRIPLIAAGGVRSFEDIARLQALGAAGVQLGTPFAVTEEADAHPEFKRVLAEARDEDMLEFTSVAGLPARAVGTPWLKAYLKIEQKLQAVAHVKSRCTKAFDCLAQCGLRDGLKDWGQFCIDNQLAAALRGDIKKGLFFRGAGSLPFGEQIRSVRELMEKLLTATTPMAPLRT
- a CDS encoding DMT family transporter; protein product: MSSKPALGPGLALASMGAVAFSGKAIIVKLAYRHGVDAVTLIMLRMLFALPLFLALAWWAGRGKPALTGRDWRVILGLGFTGYYLASFLDFAGLAYVSASFERLILYLNPTLVLALGWLIFKRRVSGRQLLALGLSYAGVLLVFGQELHLQGGNVWLGAALVFGSALSYAVYLLFSGEEVQRLGSLRLTGLATTVACLLCIAQFLLLRPLHGLLEVAPAVIWLSVLNATACTFAPVLMVMMAIERLGASMAAQTGMIGPMSTILMGVVLLGEPFTPWVALGTLLVLAGVWLLARWR